CTTCTTCAACTGGTGACCAACGATTGATAGTTGCCATTGTGGTATTCTCCTTGCAATAAAGATTTTGTTTTTGCTGTCGATGTCGTCTGCATCAATCAATTTCGTAACTGTTTGTATAATACTCTGGCAGTGTTAGAACAACGTCTATGGAGCGTTAGAGCCATGTTAGAGCCTCAGGATCTGCGATTACGCCAACGTGATTATTTATTGCGTTTGATGCGGGCAATGGCTGCCCAGCTTGATGCTGAGCCGTTGCTCAATCTGGTGATTGCCCAAGCAGTCGAGTTGTTGGCGGGTAATTATGGCTTGATCGCCTTGTACAATCCCAATCAGCGGCTCGAAATTCGCGCCGCCTATGGGCTTACTCCTAGTTTGTGGTCGGCCTTCGATGAAATTTTGCATGTTTTAGAAAGTGAAGGCCCACAATCCATCCACATGTCGAATGAATTAAGCAAGCTGGCCAATGCGCTGAATGTGCCGTTGCGCCAAGTTGTGGCCTTGCCAATGGTTACTGGCGATCAGCAATTGGGCATGATGTTGGTGTTGCGAGCAGCGCTGAATGTGGGGTTTACCGCTGATGATCGTCAATTGCTCAGCGCATTTGTCGATTTTGCGGCGATTGCGGTCAACAATTCGCAACTCTACGCCGAAGCGATTGCTGAACGTGGGCGGCTCGATGCCATTATTGAATCAAGCGCCGATGGCATGATGATGCTCGACACCCGTTGGCGAATTACCCGCTTCAACGCGGCTATGGAGCGCTTGACTGGTTGGTCGCGTGAAGAGGCTTTGGGCCGACCATGCGCCGAAGTGTTGGCAATTCACAATCAGCAAGGAGTCAATATTTGCTTAACTGCCTGTCCGTTGCAACTCTTCCCCGATAATGATCATCCTTCGGTTGAGGGTTGGGTGACCCATCGCGATGGTCATGAGATTTATGTTGGCTCATCATATAGCGTGGTACGCGAGCCGACTGGCCGTTTTGGCGGGGCAATTGCCAATATTCGCGATATTACCAAGCAAAAACGCGATGAGCAGCAACAATCGACCTTTATTTCGGTGATGTCGCATGAATTAAAAACCCCAGTTGCAATTATCAAAGGCTATGCCAGCACGCTCAGCCGCACCGACGTAAAGCTCAATAAAGCTACTAAAGCCGAAATGTTAACTGGCATCGAAGAAGAAGCCGATCGCTTGGCACGCTTGATTGGCGATTTGCTGGAAGTTTCGCGCATGCAGGCGGGTGGTTTGCGTTTGCATCCAGCGCCCTTTGATCTCAGTGAGTTGGCAGCTGACGTGGTGGCGGCCTTTGCCGCGACGGTTGATCAGCGCTTTGAATTTCAACTGCGTTTCGAGCCAAAATTGCCGCATGTCTATGCCGATCAAGAGCGGATTCGCATGGTGCTCTCCAATTTGATTTCAAATGCGATCAAATATTCGCCAGAAGGTGGTGTGATTCGCTTGGGTGGTTGGCCGGAGAATGGTCATGTGCTCAGTTATGTAACCGACGAAGGCATTGGCATCGCCCAAGAGGAACTACCCAAATTGTTTATGCCATTTTATCGAGTTGATAATCGCTTGGCGCGTGAAACCCAAGGTGCTGGCTTGGGATTGTATCTAACGAAATCGATTATTGAGGCTCATGGTGGCCGCATGTGGGCCGATAGCACGGTAGGCAAAGGCTCGCGCTTCTATTGGACATTGCCAATTGCCCCGCCTAGCTTGCCAGATGTTGAGCCAAGCGTGATTTTGGCTAATGGGGAATAATTAAGAATATTAACTATAACTGCACTATAGCTGAACATTCCTAAGCAATTGGCTCGCTATACTGAAGGCTAGGTAGCGGGCTATTTTTGATTAAGGAGTGGATGTATGTCGCAGCGACGCAAGCAAGTATTTGGCAGTTTATTGCTGCTAATTGCGATTGTTATGGCTAACTTGGCGGTTGGTTCAGCTTCAGCCGTAACTTATGTGCGGATTAAGAATCGTTGGCAAAATACCTATCTTTACGAAGCCAATAGCCAGGTGCGTTATGGCTCGCCGAATGTTAACGACCAAAGCTCGCATTGGGTGATTGAGGATTATCAAGGAGCCAAGCGGCTCAAAAATCGGGCAACTGGCCACTATATGGCGATTGAGCATCAACTTGAAGCAGTTGAGAGCATTACGATCGCCGATGCGTGGGAGAGTGCTCGCTGGGTGATCGAGGCGGCTCCCGATGGCGCGAGTTATATTCGTAGCGCTTGGCACAATTGGGAATATATCCATGTTGAAAATCAATTAGGTTTTGCCCAGCATGGCAGCATTTATCCTGCTTGGCAAAGCGCTCAATGGTGGATTGAAACAGTTGCTACCGGAACTCCGACCAGCACGCCAATTCCGCCGACGCGCACGCCTGCCCCACCAACCAGCACACCGATTGCCCCAACTGCTACCCCAATTGGGCCAACCAGCACGCCCCAACCACCAGCTAATCGTGGCGCAACCGTGCCATGGATTGAATATGAAGCCGAAACAATGGCGACCAATGGCACAATTTTAGGGCCAAGCCGTACCTTCGGCAATCTGGCAACTGAATCATCGGGCCGCCGCAGCGTCGAACTCAATAGCACTGGCGAGTTTGTGCAATTTACCAGCAACGCCACGGCCAACTCGATTGTGGTGCGCTATTCGATTCCCGATGCGTCCAATGGTGGCGGGCTTGATGCCAGCCTGAGTTTGTATGTCAACGGTGTATTCCGCCAAAAATTGCCATTAACTTCGCGCTATGCTTGGGTCTATGGTGGCGAAACCAGCAGCTTGAATACGCCAAGTGCCGGCGGCGCACATAACTTCTTCGATGAAGCGCGAGCCTTGGTTGGCAACATTCCTCAGGGTGCAACGATTAAATTGCAAAAAGATGGCGATGATCAAGCCGCCTTCTATGTGATTGATTTAGTTGATTTGGAGCAAGTTGGGGCAGCTCAAACCCAGCCCGCTAATTTTCTTTCGCTGACTGCTGATTGTGGTGCGACTGCCAACGGTGGCGGCGACGATGGTCAAGCCTTACAAAATTGTATCAACACTGCCCGTGCTCAAGCCAAAGGCGTATGGATTCCCGCTGGCACGTTTGATTTGCGCTCACAAATTCAAAGCGACGCAGGTATTACCATTTCTGATGTGACCGTGCGTGGGGCTGGTATGTGGTATTCGGTGTTGCGTGGGCCGTGGGCACGTTTCCATTGTATTGGCAATAATTGTCGTTTTTACAACTTTGCGATCACTGGCGAGGCGGTGACCCGTAACGATGGTGCTGCTGAAAACGCCTTCAATGGCAGCGCTGGCTCAGGCTCGCGGGTAGAAAATGTTTGGGTTGAACATACCAAAGTTGGCTGGTGGGTTGGCTCGGATAACCAAGCAGCACCGACCAATGGCTTGGTGATTACGGGTAGTCGTTTTCGCAACTTATTTGCCGATGGTGTGAATTTGTGCAATGGCTCAAGCAACTCGGTGGTCGAAAATAGCCACTTCCGCAGCACTGGTGATGATTCATTGGCTTCATGGTCGCCTGCCGCACATGGCCCGATCAATATTGCTAATACCTTTCGTTTTAATACTGTGCAATTGCCGTGGCGAGCCAACTGTTTTGCAATTTATGGCGGCCAAAATATGCGGGTTGAGGATAATATTTGTGCTGATGTTGTTACCTATCCTGGTGTGCTGATTGCCCAGCAATTCGATTCACATCCATTTGGCGGCTTTATCAGCGTTCAGCGCAACTCATTGATTCGGGCAGGTGGGCCAATGTGGAACCAGCAGCATGGTGCATTGAAAATCCACACCGATCGCGGGCCAATTTCAGGTTTGACCGTCAACGATATCTTGATCGAAAGCCCAACCTTTGCTGGGATTCACCTGCAAGGCTCGGACAGTGGCATCACTTCGGCGACGTTGCAAAATGCAACCTTCAGCAATATTCGAATTAATAATGCTGGAACCTATGGCTTGTTGCTGAATGCCAATGCTCGTGGTAATGCCACGTTTAGCAATGTGGTGGTGAGCAATCCAGCCAACGGCGGCTTGAACAACCAAGCGCCTGCTAATCAATTTACGATTAATTGGGGTAGTGGCAATAGTGGTTGGTAAGCTGAGTTAAATCCAAAGGCCGCGTCGATTGACGCGGCCTTGCTTATTTTAGCTGAGAGCAAGTTTAGCGTACAACGAAGGGAGTGAAAATGCTGTAGCGCTCGATTTGCGCATCGGTTGGGCCGATCATGCTCAAATTATTGTTGGCATCGACTTCAACCAACCAATAGTAATAATGCACATTTGGCTCAGCGTTGGTGTCAAGCCATTGATAGTTGGTTTGTGCACCCAAGGCTGGAATTAAGTTCTCAGTCACTTGGACGGCGGTTGCTGGGTCGTCGCTGGTGCTCCGATAGATATGGAAGCCTTGGGTTTCCAATTCTTGGCTAGTACTCCAGCGCACTTGAATATCATCGACCCGTACCAAGGCCGTGAAACCAACCACGGTCACAGCGGTTGGATTGACCAAATCGCTATCGCTGGCGTTCAATGGTTGGAACACATTGTTCAAGGTATCGTTGAAGGTCAAAGTAACGTTGTTGACCACTGGAACCGTGGTGATCGGATCATTGACGGTTACTTGAACATTGAGCGTGCCAACTTCGCCTGGGCGAACTATTTGGGTAATATTGAAGGTCACTACACCAGCAGCATGATTACAGGTGCCAGTGAATGGCAGATTAATCGCACAACTGACAAAGGTCGTGTCGGGTGGCAAATTGTCGGTTAAGGTGACGTTGGTTGCACTACCTGGCGTGGCTGTGCTGTTGGAAGTATTGGTAAAGGCGATGGTGTAATTGAGCGTATCGCCTGGCAAGACCAAGGTTACGCCATCGGTTTTGCTCAAGGCCATAACCGGAGTTGGTGGCTGTTCGTAGTAGGCTGGCGTGCCAGTTTGGCCTTCTTGGATAAACTGGTTGTGATTGCTGGTACAGGTTACGATTCGCCACCAGCCCGAAACGGGATTATTGATTGTATCGCCGACACGGGTTGCTAAGGTTGCGCCAGTGCCATTCCAAATTTGGTCGTTGCTAAGCGTGCCCACGATGCCACCGCTATTGCCCATGGGCGTGTAGCTCGCATCACCAGGCGCATAGTAGCGTACCCGACGGAGATTATCGATATCAAAGTTGTTGAAGCTAACGCTTGGCTGACCAGGAGTCACATATTCATACAAGGTTAAACAAGTGGCAACCGTATCAGGCGCACCAGCGTCGTGTTGGAACGAAGCCTGGCGCATCCCAAGCGTAATTTCATCGCCAGTACCAGCTAGGCCATCAAAGTTATCGGTGTTGGCTGGCGGTGCATTATTAGGATCAGCGTCGTTATCGCGACCAACCCGCAAGCGCCAACCATTTTCGTCGTTGCCCGAGGTAGCCGAGCGCAAAACATACGTACCACAAGTGACAGGTGCGGCAATTGTATAGAAGCGCAACCATGCCTCAGGCGTGCCAGCAGGCACGAAGGTTTGTTGAATCAAACTACCAGCTGCACCTGGACCAGGCGTTGCTGGAACAACAATTGGCGTGCCTGCTGCATAAAACTCAAATTGAGTATTATCGTAAACCCCACCACGAATTTCGTCGCTGAGCGTGGCATTGCTATTCATTTCAGGGCTAAAGATATCGATATGGACTGGTTCGCTGCTAGGCCAAGCACATGGAATTTCAACCGTAAAGTAATGATAGCCATTACCTGCGCCTGCCACACTGTTGGTGTACCAATCACCGTTATTCAAGGTATTGGTAGGCCCATTGGTTTGGAGATACACCGATGCGCCGGTTGGCGGGATTTCGACGGCTTTGGTTGGTGTGACTAACACTCCCAGCAAAGCCACAAGGCTGAGTAGTGCGAGGCGTTGATAGCGAAAGTGCTGCCGACCCATAAAAACTCCTTGGCGGGTGAAAAAGAACGCAATGGACTGCGACCACATTAACGACATTTGAAAAATAACAGCAATGGTTGGATAAAGGCCGTAATAAGTCTAGCGTATTGTATGCAATCAATAGTCCTTTTGCCATCCCCCACGAGAGGCAACTTGAGGCGTAATTATAGGACTAAATTCCCACTAAAGCCACTATGCCTAGATAGTTACTCAATACTTTGGCTGGTCACCCGCAGTTCGTAGACGCTTAGACGGAAGTCATCTGCCACAATTGTGTGAATTAAGCGCTCGACGTTGGCTATTGTGCTTGGGACGGGCGCAGTTTTTTCGAGAAATAATTGCACAAACACGCTTGCCCCATCATGGTGATAGCCCA
The DNA window shown above is from Chloroflexota bacterium and carries:
- a CDS encoding PAS domain S-box protein, with product MLEPQDLRLRQRDYLLRLMRAMAAQLDAEPLLNLVIAQAVELLAGNYGLIALYNPNQRLEIRAAYGLTPSLWSAFDEILHVLESEGPQSIHMSNELSKLANALNVPLRQVVALPMVTGDQQLGMMLVLRAALNVGFTADDRQLLSAFVDFAAIAVNNSQLYAEAIAERGRLDAIIESSADGMMMLDTRWRITRFNAAMERLTGWSREEALGRPCAEVLAIHNQQGVNICLTACPLQLFPDNDHPSVEGWVTHRDGHEIYVGSSYSVVREPTGRFGGAIANIRDITKQKRDEQQQSTFISVMSHELKTPVAIIKGYASTLSRTDVKLNKATKAEMLTGIEEEADRLARLIGDLLEVSRMQAGGLRLHPAPFDLSELAADVVAAFAATVDQRFEFQLRFEPKLPHVYADQERIRMVLSNLISNAIKYSPEGGVIRLGGWPENGHVLSYVTDEGIGIAQEELPKLFMPFYRVDNRLARETQGAGLGLYLTKSIIEAHGGRMWADSTVGKGSRFYWTLPIAPPSLPDVEPSVILANGE
- a CDS encoding DUF11 domain-containing protein, producing MGRQHFRYQRLALLSLVALLGVLVTPTKAVEIPPTGASVYLQTNGPTNTLNNGDWYTNSVAGAGNGYHYFTVEIPCAWPSSEPVHIDIFSPEMNSNATLSDEIRGGVYDNTQFEFYAAGTPIVVPATPGPGAAGSLIQQTFVPAGTPEAWLRFYTIAAPVTCGTYVLRSATSGNDENGWRLRVGRDNDADPNNAPPANTDNFDGLAGTGDEITLGMRQASFQHDAGAPDTVATCLTLYEYVTPGQPSVSFNNFDIDNLRRVRYYAPGDASYTPMGNSGGIVGTLSNDQIWNGTGATLATRVGDTINNPVSGWWRIVTCTSNHNQFIQEGQTGTPAYYEQPPTPVMALSKTDGVTLVLPGDTLNYTIAFTNTSNSTATPGSATNVTLTDNLPPDTTFVSCAINLPFTGTCNHAAGVVTFNITQIVRPGEVGTLNVQVTVNDPITTVPVVNNVTLTFNDTLNNVFQPLNASDSDLVNPTAVTVVGFTALVRVDDIQVRWSTSQELETQGFHIYRSTSDDPATAVQVTENLIPALGAQTNYQWLDTNAEPNVHYYYWLVEVDANNNLSMIGPTDAQIERYSIFTPFVVR